One window from the genome of Eucalyptus grandis isolate ANBG69807.140 chromosome 7, ASM1654582v1, whole genome shotgun sequence encodes:
- the LOC104455036 gene encoding WAT1-related protein At1g68170: protein MTMSRFSEAMHEMKALLMMVVVQVAFAGVNILYKLAASDGMNLMILVAYRFTFATLFMAPLAFFLERKSRPKITWTVLVQAFFSGLFGGSLGQNLYLASLSMTSATYATAMANLVPAVTFVLAVSLGLEKVKMRTAAGKAKVAGTLMGIGGAMLLTFYKGMEVNMWSTHVNLLRHVAATQRGQEGSSNLLLGSLLAVASCFCYALWLIIQAKMSERFPCPYTSTALMTFMASIQAVVYALCRERDWSQWKLGWNIRLLTVSYSGIVASGLCYALITWCVRMRGPVFVSVFNPLMLVTVALVGSMVLDEKLHLGSILGSGLIVLGLYAVLWGKKKENKWMNQLVPSTGLGESESIEIVVASPDKNGIKEGENVRELVQKESEVIKESFEEKRGGGGEPA from the exons atgacgatGTCTCGTTTCTCCGAGGCCATGCACGAAATGAAGGCCCTGCTGATGATGGTGGTCGTCCAGGTCGCGTTTGCCGGCGTCAACATACTGTACAAGCTTGCTGCGAGCGACGGGATGAACTTGATGATCCTCGTCGCCTACCGCTTCACATTCGCGACACTTTTCATGGCCCCTCTGGCTTTCTTCTTAGAAAG GAAGAGCAGGCCAAAGATAACGTGGACAGTGCTTGTGCAAGCCTTCTTCTCTGGGCTATTCGG GGGATCATTGGGGCAAAATTTGTACCTAGCAAGCTTGTCAATGACATCGGCAACCTACGCCACGGCCATGGCCAACCTTGTCCCCGCGGTAACCTTCGTCTTGGCCGTTTCTCTTGG GTTGGAAAAGGTGAAGATGAGGACAGCTGCAGGGAAGGCAAAAGTGGCAGGAACATTAATGGGGATAGGTGGGGCAATGCTGCTCACGTTCTACAAGGGCATGGAGGTCAACATGTGGTCAACGCACGTAAACCTCTTGCGCCACGTGGCGGCGACCCAGCGGGGCCAGGAGGGTTCGAGCAATCTCCTCCTGGGATCGCTTTTGGCCGTGGCCAGCTGCTTCTGCTACGCTTTGTGGTTGATCATTCAG GCTAAGATGAGTGAGAGGTTCCCATGCCCTTACACGAGCACAGCGTTGATGACCTTCATGGCGTCAATCCAAGCAGTGGTTTACGCATTGTGTCGAGAAAGGGATTGGAGCCAATGGAAGCTAGGATGGAACATCAGGCTCCTCACCGTATCATACTCG GGGATCGTTGCTTCCGGATTGTGCTATGCTCTAATCACTTGGTGCGTGCGGATGAGAGGACCAGTCTTTGTGTCGGTTTTTAATCCTCTTATGCTGGTGACCGTGGCCTTGGTGGGGTCTATGGTGTTGGACGAAAAATTGCACTTGGGAAG CATTCTAGGTTCAGGGCTCATAGTACTTGGTCTCTATGCGGTGCTGTGGggcaaaaaaaaggagaataagTGGATGAATCAGTTAGTGCCATCGACCGGTCTTGGTGAATCTGAATCCATTGAGATCGTTGTCGCTTCTCCTGACAAGAACGGCATTAAGGAGGGCGAAAATGTTCGAGAGTTGGTGCAAAAGGAGAGCGAAGTGATCAAAGAAAGCTTTGAAGAgaaaaggggaggaggaggagaaccaGCTTAA